DNA sequence from the Halobacterium sp. DL1 genome:
CCGTCCCTCCGGTAGTGACGGAGAGCGCGACCGAGGAGCGCCTGGTGACCGGCTACGCGGGCCGCCTGCTCGTCGGCACGTCCGTGGGCTGGCTGGCCATCCAGGCGGGGCGACTCGTGCTGTCGCCGATGCTCCCGCAGGTGACCGCCGACCTCCAGATATCGGACGCGCAGGCCGGCTTCGCGTTCAGCCTGCTGTGGGGGCTGTACGCGCTCCTCCAGTACCCCAGCGGCCGCCTCTCGGACGCGCTCTCCCGGAAGACGCTGCTCACCACCGGGCTCGCGCTCGTGGCGGTCGGCTTCGGCGCGCTCGCCGCCGCGCCCTCCTACGCCTTCTTCCTGGTCGGCGCGGCGGTCGTCGGTCTCGGCGCGGGGCTCTACCCGACCGCCGCTCGCGCGCTCGTCTCCGACCTCTACTCCGACAAGCAGGGCCGCGCGTTCGGCCTCCACACGGCCTCCGGTGACCTCGGCGGCGTCGCGGCGGCGGGCCTCGGTGCGACCGTGCTTGCGGTGGCGACGTGGCGCGCCGCGTTCGTGCCCGTCGTCGCCGTCGCTCTCGTCGTGCTCGTCTCGCTGCACGCCTGGAGCCGCGAGGACTACGTCTTCGAGCGGCGGACCCTCGACGTCCGCGCGACGCTCGGTCGGCTGTTCGGCACGCCCCGGTTCCGCGGCCTCCTCGTCGCCTACGCGCTCTACGCGTTCACGTGGCAGGCGACCGCGGCGTTCCTCCCGACGTTCCTCAACACCGGCAAGGGGTTCGGTCAGGGTGTCGGGAGCGCGGCGTTTGCGGCGCTGTTCGCCGTCGGCGCCGTCGTCAAACCGACCGCGGGCACGCTCTCGGACTACGTGCCGCGGCGCACCCTCACCGTCTCCAGTCTGCTGCTCGGCGCGGCGTCGCTGTCGGCCGTCGTGCTCGCCCGGGAACCGCTGTTCGCCGTCGTCGCCGTCGTCGCGTTCGCCGCGGGCTTGATGTCGTTCCCGCCGGTGATGCAGTCGTACCTGATGGACTCGTTCCCCGCCGACTCGGCGGGCGGCGACCTCGGCGCGATGCGCACCGTCTACATCGGCCTCGGGGCGCTCGGCCCGACCTACGTCGGCACCGTCGCCACGCTCGCGGACTACCGGCTCGCGTTCTGGGGACTGGTCGCCGCGCTCCTCGTCTGCGCTGGACTCGTCGCCGCGACCACCTAGCGCGTGGGCTCTTCCGCCAGACGGTCGACCGCCTCGACGCCCGTGACGTCGAGCCGTGCGCCGCCCGCGTCGCTCTCGCCGAGTCTCGCCCGCCAGCCGTGGGCCTCCGCGATGTCCAGGACGATGGCCAGACCGAGGCCCGTCCCGGTGTCGCTCGTCGTGTAGCCCCGCTCGAAGACGTCGCCGCGCTGGCGCTCCGGGACGCCCGGGCCGTCGTCGGCCACGAAGAATCCGTCATCGGTGGCACCGACCGTCACGGTGACCGCGGGGTCGTCGTCGGCCGCCGTCGCGACGGCCGACCCGTGTTCGACGGAGTTGTGGAAGACGTTCTCCAGGAGGCTCTCTAGCTGGTCCGGGTCGGCGCGGACCACGCGGTCGCCGACGTCGACGCGGAGCGCGGCCGTCTCGGTAGGGACGTTCTCCCAGGCCCGCTCGACGACGGTCGTCAGCGGCACGTCGCTCATCTCGGGGTCCTCGAGGCCGGTGCGGGCCAGTCGCAGCGTCCCATCGATGATGTCGTCCATCCGGTCGAGGGCGCTGCGGACGCGCTCGAAGTCCGCCGGGTCGCCCTCCGCCTCGGCCAGGTCGAGGTAGCCCTCGGCGACGCTCAGCGGGTTCCGGAGGTCGTGGCTGATGGTGTCGGCGACCCGCTCGAGGCGCTCGTTCTCCCGGTCGAGTTCGGTGCGCTTGCGCTCCAGTTCGGTGACGTCCCGGAGCACCACGAGGCGCCCGGACGGGTCTTCGCCGACGAGACTCGACTGCACCGTCAGCCACCGCGTCTCCCCGCCCGCGACGACCCGCACCGGGTCGCAGCCCTCCGCTTCGAGCGCGCGAGCGATGGCCCCCGGAACGACCGCATGGAACGTGTCGCCGGCCGAGAAATCGACGCCGAGCAGTCGCCGCGCCGCGGCGTTGTAGTCCGCGACACGGCCGCGACCGTCGACGACCACGACGCCGTCGTCTAGTTCCGCGAACACCCTGTCGCGGGCCACGGGGAGCAACTCGAAGAGGTCGTACTCCAGCATGGCGTAGGCGAACGCGACGGCGGTGACGCCGAAGAACGCCTCCGGTTCGATGGTCGTCGACCCGGAGAGGTAGGCGACGTGTGCCAGCCACGGCACGCTCGCGCCGACGAGCACGGCGGCGGTCTGCCGGCGGTACTGGCCGCCGACCTTGACCGCGGCCGTCAACAACATCACGGTCCCCACGGCGTTGACGAGGTTCGAGTACGCGCTGGCGACCCAGAACAGCCAACCGAACTCGCGGCTGAGGCGGACCACACCGCCGCTCTCCTCGAGAGTCGCGCTCACCTGCACGAGGTGGTGGTAGTCGTTGGTCAGCACGAACGCGAACATCACCACCGGGAACACCGACAGCACGCCGAGCGTCCGGCGGTTCACCCACTCCTCCCGGCCGGTGTACTCGGCGGCGAAGACGAACCACGCCACCGGCACGACGAGGATGCCGACCCACTGGACGTCGACGGCGAGCAGTTTCGCGTCGAGTGTGGTGGCCGCCACCTGCATCGCGTTCCCGCCGGCCCAGACGCCCGCGGCGGCGGTGAACGCGACGAGGCCGACGGTCCCCGGTGCCTTCCGCCGCCACGCCAGCGCAGCGACGGCGAACGAGACGACTGCCGACGCGACGGAGAGCGCCACCCCGACAGTCAGTTGCATACCACTACCTGTCCGTTACCCTGAATAAATGTATCGGGAATACACGACGTTTCACGGCGTGTATCAGTGGAATAACCGGTGTCGGTACGTGAAAAAAGAACGAATGGTCGGTCTCAGAGTGCGTCGAGAACGCCGTCGGCGTCGGCCGGAACCGGGGTCGGGTCCCCGCCCGCGGCGGCCGCCGCGTCCGGGTCCTTCAGCAGGTGCCCGGTCGTGAGGCAGACGACCCGCTCGTCGGCGTCAATCTCGCCGCGCTCCCGGAGTTCCAGGAGGCCGGCGACCGAGGCGGCCGAGGCGGGCTCGACGCCGACGCCGTCCTCGGCGAGCATGCGCTGAGCGTCCGTAATCTCCTCGTCGGAGACGGCCACCGCGGTGCCGTCCGTGTCGTAGATGCCCGGGAGCGCCTTCGGCGCGTTCACCGGGTTGCCGATGCGGATGGCCGTCGCCCGCGTCTCTACGTCGTCCCAGCGCTCGACGTGGTCGCGACCGGCCTCGACGGCCTCGACCATCGGCGCCGCGCCCTCGGCCTGCACGCCCGTGAGCTTCGGCATCTCGTCCTCGCTCATCTCGCCCGCGGCGACGAGTTCCCGGAAGCACTTGTAGAGCGCAGCGGTGTTCCCGGCGTTCCCGACGGGGAGGACGATTCGGTCGGGCCACTCGCCGGTCGCCTCACGCGACTGTTCGAGAATCTCGAGGCCGATGGTCTTCTGGCCCTCGAGACGGAACGGGTTCAGCGAGTTCAGCAGGTAGGCCTCCCCGCGGTCGGCGAGCTCCGCGACGACGTCGAGGCAGTCGTCGAAGTTGCCGTCGACCTCGCAGATGCGCGCGCCGTGGAGCGCCGCCTGCGCGACCTTCCCTGCCGCTACCTTCCCCGCCGGCAGGAGGACGAGCACCGGGGTGTCGGCCCGCGCGCCGTACGCGGCCAGTGCCGCGCTCGTGTTCCCCGTCGAGGCGCAGGCCAACCGCCCGACGCCGAGCTCGTCGGCGACGCGCACGCCGACGGTCATCCCGCGGTCCTTGAAACTCCCCGTCGGGTTCATCCCCTCGTGTTTCACGCGGAGGTCCGCGACGTCCGCGCGGTCCGCGATCTTCGGCACCTCGTACAGCGGCGTGTTCCCCTCGGAGATGGAGACGCCGGCCTCGAACGGGAGCGCCGCCCGGTAGCGCCAGACGCCCGCGCCGTCGAACTCGTCGAACGTCGGGTAGTGGGCGTACCGCGCCTCCAGGAGGCCGTCGCAGTCGGGACAGCTGTACACCACGTCGTCGAACGGCGCGAGCGTCGCGCCACACTCCACGCACGCGAGCCAGACGCCGTCGTCGGCGACGGCCGGCGTGTCACCACCTAGCGAGAGGTCGGTCATGGTCACGTCTCGGAGTCGGACACACAAATACGGGCCGGGTGGTGCGGGTTTTGCCAGCTATCGACTGTCGGCTCGACGCGAAAAAATGGGGGGTCGTCGCTCAGTGAGAGACCGCGTCGCAGGTCCAGCCGGGGTCGTCGCCCGTGTGTTCGATCAGGTCCGAGCGGCAGGCCGGGCAGTAGTCGGGCGTAATCGAGGCGTTTCGGGGGACGTACACCGCGCCGCCACACTTCACGCACGCGTCGGATTCGACGGTCACACAGTCGGCACAGAGGTGGAAGTCGTCGACTGTGAGGTCGCGCAGGGGTTCGAGTTGTTTGTCCAGGGTGTACTCGTCGATAACCGCCTGACAGTTGTGGCACGGTTTCATGGCGATGCCCTTAGAGGGATGTGACCATCTCACATATGCTTACCCCTCGTGGCAACCACGGCCCGGCAGTCCAGTCCACGCCGTCAGTCGCGGCCTGGGGCCACGACGGCGTCGTCCTCCTCGAACTCCTCGATTCGCCCGTGGACGTAGTCCGCCCACGCAGTGAGTTCCTCGTGCATCCGCGATTTCAGCTCCGGCAGCGGGACCGCCTCGTAACAGAACATCTCGCCGCCGTGGTCGAGTATCACCCGGTGGCGCTCCGTGACGTCCTTCTCGTGAAGTCTCGTGAGTGCCCGCGCCACCGTCGAGCGGTCCCGGTCGAGGCCGTCGGCGAGTTCGCCCGCACTGGCCTCCCCCGTCGCGCGCAGTGCGAGGTAGGTGTCCACGTCGCGCTCGTGGAGGCCGAACACGCACCGGAGTATGTCGCCGGAGTCGGGCTCTTCGACGAGCATCAGCGCTCGCAGGGTGGGTTCGTCGGACATACTGAACTATTCGACGACGACCACCGTAAACCCCACCTCGGGTGTGCGTCGCCCGTACACGTCCGCAGCAGCGGTTTATCCGGTCTCGTGGTGTGTTCTCGTATGGCAACCGAGACAGCAGACGCCACGGCGGTCGAAACGAACTGGCCAGAGTGGGCGCGCGGCGTCCTCGCGGGCGTCGTCGCGGGCATCGTCTTCGGTGCGATGCTGAGTGTGGTGATGACGCCGGTCATCGAGAACGCGATTCCCGCGCTGTACGGGCTCTCCGGCGGCACGGTGGGCTGGATACTCCACCTCAGCCACAGCGCGGTATTCGGGGTCGTCTTCGCCGCAATCGCCACCGCTGGTGGGTTCGAGAAGCTGGGCCGAACCACGCTCGTCGGCGCCGCCTACGGCGTCGTCCTGTGGGTAGTGTTCGCCGCGGTCGTGATGCCGGTGTGGCTGCAGGCGGTCGGCTTCGGCGCGGCGCCCGCGGTCCCGAACCTGAACCCACAGAGCCTCGTCGGGCACGTCGTCTACGGCGTCGTCCTCGGCGGGCTCTACGCGGCGCTCGCGGAGTAGCAGTTCAGTCCACGAGTTCCACGAGCAGCGCCTTCTGGGCGTGCAGCCGGTTCTCGGCCTGCTGCCAGACGACCGAGTTGGGGCCGTCGACGACGCTCGAGGCCACCTCCTCGCCGCGGTGGGCGGGGAGACAGTGCATGAACACCGCGTCGCCGAGCAGCGCCTCGTCGACCTGAAACCCCTCGAAGGCGTCGAGGCGGGCCGCGCGCTCGTCCTCGTCGCCCATGCTCACCCAGACGTCCGTGTAGACCACGTCGGCGTCCGCCGTCGCGGCCTCCGGGTCGTGGCCGACGGCGACGTCGCCGTAGGACTCGGCGCGCGCGAGGACCGACTCCTCGAACGGGTATCCCTCGGGCGTGGCGGCGCGCACGTCGTAGCCCATCATCGCCGCGCCGACGAGGAACGACGCGGCGACGTTGTTGGCGTCGCCGACCCACGCGACGGTCCCCGTCTCGCCGACCACCTCGCGGAGCGTCAGCAGGTCCGCGAGCGTCTGGGCGGGGTGGGCGTCGTCGGTCAGCCCGTTCACCACCGGCGCCCGGGAGTTCGCGGCGAGCTCCGTCAGGTCGTCGTGGTCGAAGACCCGGGCCATCACGGCGTCCGCGTAGCGGCCGAGCACCTGGCCCGTGTCCGCCACCGGCTCGCCGTTCCCGAGTTGGATGTCGTTCTGGCCGAGGAAGACGGCGTGGCCGCCGAGCTGGGTCATCCCCACCTCGAAGCTCACGCGCGTCCGCGTCGAGGGCTTCTCGAACAGCATCGCGAGCGTTCGGCCCGCGAGCGCGGGGTGGGGGATGCCGTCGGCCTGCGCGCGCTTCAGCGCAGCCGCGTCGTCGAGTACGCTCGCCAGCTGTTCGGGGGTCAGGTCGTCGATTGTCAGGAAGTGCATAATCTGTCTGCCGCTGTCGTCAGTACTGCGACCCCGCGGTCGAAGTCCGCGAGGTCGATGCGTTCGTCCGGCGCGTGGTCGAGCGCCGAGTCGCCCGGGCCGTACGTGGCGACGGGGCAGTCCCACGCCGCCGCGTAGTGGTTCGCGTCGCTGGTCCCGGTCTTCCGGAGGTGCGTCGGCTCGCCGCCCGCCTCCCGGATGCCCGCACGGAGCGCGCCAGCGACGGACGTCCGGGGGCTCGACACCACCGGTGGAATCGCCTCGCCCCACGTCACCGTCCCGTGGTCGGTGCAGTCCGCGACGGTCGCCCGCACGTCATCGGCCGTCGTTCCAGGCGGCAGGCGGAACTCCACTTCGACGGTCGCCTCCACGCGTTCGCCGTCGGCGGAGAGCCCTCCCTGGACGGAGACGGGCTTGACCGTCACCGACTCGAACACCGACTCCCCGGGCTCGAAGGCGGCCTGCACGCGCTCGGTCCACGCGGTGGCGTGCTGGACGGCGTTGGGCTCCGGCCGCGAGGAGTGGCCGCTCGCGGTCGTCACCTCGTAGTCGGCGCGCACGAGGCCGCGGTAGCCCAGCGCGATGGCGTCCCAGCCGGAGGGTTCGCCGTTCACCACGGCGTCCGGTTCCTCGCGGTCCGTCACGAGGTGGCGCGCGCCCGCCGAGGTGGTCTCCTCCTCGACGACGCCCGCGAACGACGCGCCGGTCTCGACGCTCGCCGCGGCCATCGACGCGAGCGGCCCGGTGGCGTCGACGCTCCCCCGACCCCAGAGCTCCCCCGCTTCCTCCCGCACCTCGATCTCCCCGGGGACTGTGTCGACGTGGCTCGTCAGGAGAACTGCGTCGTCGCCGGGCGCGCGGACGTTGCCCGCGTCGTCGGTCCACGCCTCGCGCCCGGCGGCCTCGAAGTAGTCCACGAGGACGCCCGCGGCCTCGGCCTCTCCACCCGAAACAGAGGGGGTAGAGACGAGCTCGTGGAGGAGTCCCCGGGGCGTCACAGCACCGCCTCCAGCGCGTCCACCACGCTGTCGGCGTCAGTCTCGTCGACCGTTAACGGCGGCAAGAGGCGCACTACCGTCCGCCCCGCGGGGAGTGCGAGAATGCCGTGTTTCATCGCGAGCGACTGAAGGGCGCGGTTCGCCCCCCGTTTCACCTCGACACCGACTAGCAAACCAGCGCCGCGCACGTCGCGCACCGGGAGGTCACCGAGCGCCGACTGCAGGTGCTCCCCCACGGATGCCGCGTTCGCCGCCAGCTCCTCGTCCTCGATGACGTCCAGCGTGGCGAGCGCCGCGGCGCAGGGGACGGGACCACCGGAGAACGTCGACCCGTGGTTCCCCGCGTCCTCGGCTATCCAGTCCGCGCAGAGCGTCGCGCCGATGGGCAGGCCGCTGCCGAGCCCCTTCGCCACGGTGAGTACGTCGGGTTCCACGCCCACTCCCTCGCAGGCCCACAGGTCGCCCGTCCGACCGAGGCCGGTCTGTATCTCGTCGAAGACGAGCGCCGCGCCCGTCTCGTCGCAGGCCTCGCGGGCGGCCTGCAGGTAGCCCCCTGGCGCCGCGTGGACGCCGCCCTCGCCCTGGATGGGTTCGAGCAGGACGGCGGCGGTGTCGTCGTCCACCGCGTCGGCGAGCGCGTCCGCGTCGCCGTAGTCGACGAACTCGACGTTGTCGGGGACCGCGAACCCGTCCTTGTACTTCTGCTTCCAGGTCGCTGCGAGCGACCCCAGCGTGCGGCCGTGGAACGCGCGCTTCGCCGCGACCACCTTCTCGCGGCCGGTGGCGTGGCGCGCGAACTTCAGCGCGGCCTCGTTGGCCTCCGTGCCGGAGTTGCAGAGCCAGACGTTCGAGCAGTCCCCGGGCCCCAGTCCGGCGAGGCGGTCGTACAGCGCGGTGCGCGTCGGCGTCGGGTACGACCCCTGGACGAACAGCAGGTCGGCGGCCTGCTCCTGGACGGCCGACACCACGTCGGGGTGGCAGTGGCCGGCGGGCGCGCAGGCGTAGGAGGCGCCCATGTCGAGGTACTCGGTGCCCCCGGTGTCGTAGAGGTGGACGCCGTCGCCGGACTCGATCTCGATGGGTTTCTCGCCGAAGACGAAGCCGCTCATACTGCCTCCGGGTCGAAGCGCGTCCCCGCGCCGTCGAGGGCGCGCACGACGGGGTCGCGGCTGTTCGCGTCCGCCACGACAACCGACTCCGCGCCGCTCTCAAGGGCTTCCGTCGCGGCGAGCACCTTCTTCGACATGAACCCCTCGGCGGCGTCCTCGGCAGCCGCGAGGTCTGTGGGCGTCAGCACCTCCTCGATGAGCGAGTCCGGGTCCTCGGGGTCCTCGTAGACGCCCTCGACGTCGGTCAGCACGACCAGCGTCGCGTCGAGCGCGCCCGCGACGGCCGCGGCAGCGCGGTCCGCGTCCGCGTTCACCGCCACGCCGTCGTCGGCGAGCATCGGCACCGAGACGACGGGCACGTAGCCCGCGTCCAGCTGGGCCTCCAGGAGGTCCGTGTTCACGGACTCTATCTTCCCGGAGTGGTCGCCCCGACGGATCTTCTTCTTGCCGTCCTCGACGACCTTCACCGCGGACTTCCGCGGCCCCGTCAGCAGGCCGCCGTCGACGCCGTTGAGACCCACCGCGGGCACGCCGGCGTTCTCGAAGGCGGCGACGAGGTCGGTGTTCACCTTCCCCATCGCCATCGTGAACACGTCCATCGTCTCCTCGTCGGTGAACCGGCCGGTCATCCCCGAGGGCGACTCGACGTACTCCGGTTCCGTCCCGAAGTCCTCGAGCGCGCCGTCCACTGCGGTCGACCCGCCGTGGACGACCACGACGTCCTCGTCGTTCACCGTGAGGTGGGCGACGTCCGTCACTGCGCCCGCCGGGTCGACGGCGCGAGCGCCGCCGATTTTGACTACTACAGTCACGCGAACCACCCCGCGTGGTGAGCGTGACGCCGAGAGTCGCAGCGCGCCTCGCGCGACCGTCTCTCGGAAGTCGAATCGTCGCCTGCGAGCGGAGCGAGCAAGCGACATTCGAGTTCGCTTTGCGAACTCATGGACTTCCCACCGGGTGCATCCCGAGCTGGTTCAGTCCGGCCGTCTCCTCGTAGCCGAGCGCGATGTTCGCCGCGTGAACGGCCTGCCCGGCCGACCCCTTCACCACGTTGTCGATGGCCGAGAACGCGACCACGCGGCCGTTCTCTTCGTCCAGTTCGAAACCGACCTCCGCGTCGTTCGTGCCGGCGACGACCTTCGGTTCGGGGTAGCGGTAGACACCGCTCCCGCCGGCGACCGTCTCCACGAACGGCTCGTCGTCGTACGTCTCGCGGTAGGCGCCCCAGAGGTCGCCCTTCGTGGGCGTCTCCTCGGGGAACACGTGGCACGTCGCCGCGGCCCCACGCACCATGTCGACGGCGTGGGCCGTGAACGACACCGAGAGGCCGAGTTCCTGCTCGATCTCGGCCTCGTGACGGTGGCCTGTGGGCGCGTACGGACGGACGACGCCCGAACGCTCGGCGTGCGAGGAGGCCTTCCCACCGCTCGCGCCGCCCTCCGAGGAGCCGACTTTCACGTCGACGACGACGTGGGCGTCCTCGAGGAGGCCGGCCTCGTGCAGCGGGAGCAGGCCGAGAATCGTCGCGGTAGCGTTGCAGCCACCGCCCGCAATCAGGTCCGCGCCCGCGAGTTCGTCGCGGGAAATCTCGGGGAGCGCGTAGACGGAGTCGTCGAGGTTGTCGGGCGCGGTGTGGCCGTCGTACCACTCGTCGTACTGCGCCTCGGTCCCGAGGCGGAAGTCCGCGCTCAGGTCGACGACGGTGTCCGCGGCGTCCTGCCACGCGTCGACGTGCTCCATCGCGACGCCGTGGGGCGCCGCGGCGAACAGCACGTCCACCGATTCGAGGTCCGTCGGCTGGGTGAACCGGAGGTCGAGGCCGCGGAGATTCGGGTGGACGCTGCCGACCGTCTTGTTCGCGTACTCGCGGCTGGTCGCCTGGGCCACCGCGAACTCCGGGTGGCCGGCGAGCAGGCGGAGCAGTTCGCCGCCCGCGAACCCGCTCGCGCCGACGACCGCAGCGGTCGCCGTCGCCGCGTCCGCGTCGTCTGCTGCCGCCGTCGCCATCAGGCGGTCACCTCCACCTGGGAGGCGGCCTTCGCCTCCAGCCAGTCGACGACCGCGGCGGGCACGTCGACGTCCGTCGCCTCGTTCAGCGCCTTGAACTCGACGGTGTGGTTGACCTCGTGGACTGTGTAGCCGTCTGCCGTCTCCATCGCATCCACGCCGAGCAGACCGCCGCCGACGGCGTCACTCGCGTCCTTCACGAGTGCAGCGAGTTCGTCGTCGACGTCGAAGGCGTTCACCTCGCCGCCCTTCGCGGCGTTCGTCAGCCAGTGGTCGCCCGAGCGCGTCATCGCCGCGACTGGCTCGCCGTCGACGGCGACCACGCGGATGTCGCGGCCCGGCTTGTCGACGTACTCCTGGACGTAGAAGACGCTGTGCTCGTAGTGGCCGAGCGTCGCCTTGTGTTCGAGGATGGCCTCGGCTGCCGACCGCGACTCGACCTTCGCCATGAGACGCCCCCACGAGCCCACGACGGGCTTCAGGACGCAGGGGTAGCCGTAGGACTCGATGGCCTCGAGCGCGCTGTCGGTGGTGAACGCGACGGTCGTGTCGGGCGTCGGGATGCCGGCGTCCGCGAGTGCGATACTCGTCTTCGCCTTGTCTGCGCAGAGCGCGGCCGTCTCGGCGCTGTTCACGACCGGGACGCCGTACGACTCGCAGAACTCCGTGAGGTACGTCGAACGGCTCGTCGCGAGGCAGCGGTCGACCACCAGGTCGCAGTCCGCGAGCGGCGCGTCGGTGCCGTCGAGGGCGAAGCCGTGCTTGCGCACGTCCACCTTCTCGACGTCGTGGCCGCGCTCGCGGAGCTCCGTCAGCAGGAGCTTCTCGTCCTGGCGGATGCGCGAGTACAGCAGACCGAAGCGCAACTCACTCCCCCCAGTCCTCGGCGAGCTCGGGCGCTTTCTCCAGTGTCAGGGGGTCGTCGTCGACGACCTCCAGTTCGGTACCGCAGGTGCCACAGTCGACGATCTCTCCGGTCTCGGCGTCGTCGTGGAGGGCCACGTCGGCCCCGCACTCGGTGCAGGTAGTCATTACAACTCACCGTATCCA
Encoded proteins:
- a CDS encoding lactate dehydrogenase, with protein sequence MTESATEERLVTGYAGRLLVGTSVGWLAIQAGRLVLSPMLPQVTADLQISDAQAGFAFSLLWGLYALLQYPSGRLSDALSRKTLLTTGLALVAVGFGALAAAPSYAFFLVGAAVVGLGAGLYPTAARALVSDLYSDKQGRAFGLHTASGDLGGVAAAGLGATVLAVATWRAAFVPVVAVALVVLVSLHAWSREDYVFERRTLDVRATLGRLFGTPRFRGLLVAYALYAFTWQATAAFLPTFLNTGKGFGQGVGSAAFAALFAVGAVVKPTAGTLSDYVPRRTLTVSSLLLGAASLSAVVLAREPLFAVVAVVAFAAGLMSFPPVMQSYLMDSFPADSAGGDLGAMRTVYIGLGALGPTYVGTVATLADYRLAFWGLVAALLVCAGLVAATT
- a CDS encoding histidine kinase → MQLTVGVALSVASAVVSFAVAALAWRRKAPGTVGLVAFTAAAGVWAGGNAMQVAATTLDAKLLAVDVQWVGILVVPVAWFVFAAEYTGREEWVNRRTLGVLSVFPVVMFAFVLTNDYHHLVQVSATLEESGGVVRLSREFGWLFWVASAYSNLVNAVGTVMLLTAAVKVGGQYRRQTAAVLVGASVPWLAHVAYLSGSTTIEPEAFFGVTAVAFAYAMLEYDLFELLPVARDRVFAELDDGVVVVDGRGRVADYNAAARRLLGVDFSAGDTFHAVVPGAIARALEAEGCDPVRVVAGGETRWLTVQSSLVGEDPSGRLVVLRDVTELERKRTELDRENERLERVADTISHDLRNPLSVAEGYLDLAEAEGDPADFERVRSALDRMDDIIDGTLRLARTGLEDPEMSDVPLTTVVERAWENVPTETAALRVDVGDRVVRADPDQLESLLENVFHNSVEHGSAVATAADDDPAVTVTVGATDDGFFVADDGPGVPERQRGDVFERGYTTSDTGTGLGLAIVLDIAEAHGWRARLGESDAGGARLDVTGVEAVDRLAEEPTR
- a CDS encoding threonine synthase (catalyzes the formation of L-threonine from O-phospho-L-homoserine), whose translation is MTDLSLGGDTPAVADDGVWLACVECGATLAPFDDVVYSCPDCDGLLEARYAHYPTFDEFDGAGVWRYRAALPFEAGVSISEGNTPLYEVPKIADRADVADLRVKHEGMNPTGSFKDRGMTVGVRVADELGVGRLACASTGNTSAALAAYGARADTPVLVLLPAGKVAAGKVAQAALHGARICEVDGNFDDCLDVVAELADRGEAYLLNSLNPFRLEGQKTIGLEILEQSREATGEWPDRIVLPVGNAGNTAALYKCFRELVAAGEMSEDEMPKLTGVQAEGAAPMVEAVEAGRDHVERWDDVETRATAIRIGNPVNAPKALPGIYDTDGTAVAVSDEEITDAQRMLAEDGVGVEPASAASVAGLLELRERGEIDADERVVCLTTGHLLKDPDAAAAAGGDPTPVPADADGVLDAL
- a CDS encoding acetylglutamate kinase, with product MTVVVKIGGARAVDPAGAVTDVAHLTVNDEDVVVVHGGSTAVDGALEDFGTEPEYVESPSGMTGRFTDEETMDVFTMAMGKVNTDLVAAFENAGVPAVGLNGVDGGLLTGPRKSAVKVVEDGKKKIRRGDHSGKIESVNTDLLEAQLDAGYVPVVSVPMLADDGVAVNADADRAAAAVAGALDATLVVLTDVEGVYEDPEDPDSLIEEVLTPTDLAAAEDAAEGFMSKKVLAATEALESGAESVVVADANSRDPVVRALDGAGTRFDPEAV
- a CDS encoding acetylornithine aminotransferase, which produces MSGFVFGEKPIEIESGDGVHLYDTGGTEYLDMGASYACAPAGHCHPDVVSAVQEQAADLLFVQGSYPTPTRTALYDRLAGLGPGDCSNVWLCNSGTEANEAALKFARHATGREKVVAAKRAFHGRTLGSLAATWKQKYKDGFAVPDNVEFVDYGDADALADAVDDDTAAVLLEPIQGEGGVHAAPGGYLQAAREACDETGAALVFDEIQTGLGRTGDLWACEGVGVEPDVLTVAKGLGSGLPIGATLCADWIAEDAGNHGSTFSGGPVPCAAALATLDVIEDEELAANAASVGEHLQSALGDLPVRDVRGAGLLVGVEVKRGANRALQSLAMKHGILALPAGRTVVRLLPPLTVDETDADSVVDALEAVL
- a CDS encoding acetyl-lysine deacetylase (catalyzes N(2)-acetyl-L-lysine + H(2)O = acetate + L-lysine): MTPRGLLHELVSTPSVSGGEAEAAGVLVDYFEAAGREAWTDDAGNVRAPGDDAVLLTSHVDTVPGEIEVREEAGELWGRGSVDATGPLASMAAASVETGASFAGVVEEETTSAGARHLVTDREEPDAVVNGEPSGWDAIALGYRGLVRADYEVTTASGHSSRPEPNAVQHATAWTERVQAAFEPGESVFESVTVKPVSVQGGLSADGERVEATVEVEFRLPPGTTADDVRATVADCTDHGTVTWGEAIPPVVSSPRTSVAGALRAGIREAGGEPTHLRKTGTSDANHYAAAWDCPVATYGPGDSALDHAPDERIDLADFDRGVAVLTTAADRLCTS
- a CDS encoding N-acetyl-gamma-glutamyl-phosphate reductase, whose amino-acid sequence is MATAAADDADAATATAAVVGASGFAGGELLRLLAGHPEFAVAQATSREYANKTVGSVHPNLRGLDLRFTQPTDLESVDVLFAAAPHGVAMEHVDAWQDAADTVVDLSADFRLGTEAQYDEWYDGHTAPDNLDDSVYALPEISRDELAGADLIAGGGCNATATILGLLPLHEAGLLEDAHVVVDVKVGSSEGGASGGKASSHAERSGVVRPYAPTGHRHEAEIEQELGLSVSFTAHAVDMVRGAAATCHVFPEETPTKGDLWGAYRETYDDEPFVETVAGGSGVYRYPEPKVVAGTNDAEVGFELDEENGRVVAFSAIDNVVKGSAGQAVHAANIALGYEETAGLNQLGMHPVGSP
- a CDS encoding TrmB family transcriptional regulator produces the protein MSDEPTLRALMLVEEPDSGDILRCVFGLHERDVDTYLALRATGEASAGELADGLDRDRSTVARALTRLHEKDVTERHRVILDHGGEMFCYEAVPLPELKSRMHEELTAWADYVHGRIEEFEEDDAVVAPGRD
- a CDS encoding ornithine carbamoyltransferase (catalyzes the formation of L-citrulline from carbamoyl phosphate and L-ornithine in arginine biosynthesis and degradation); this translates as MHFLTIDDLTPEQLASVLDDAAALKRAQADGIPHPALAGRTLAMLFEKPSTRTRVSFEVGMTQLGGHAVFLGQNDIQLGNGEPVADTGQVLGRYADAVMARVFDHDDLTELAANSRAPVVNGLTDDAHPAQTLADLLTLREVVGETGTVAWVGDANNVAASFLVGAAMMGYDVRAATPEGYPFEESVLARAESYGDVAVGHDPEAATADADVVYTDVWVSMGDEDERAARLDAFEGFQVDEALLGDAVFMHCLPAHRGEEVASSVVDGPNSVVWQQAENRLHAQKALLVELVD
- a CDS encoding membrane bound his kinase A; this translates as MATETADATAVETNWPEWARGVLAGVVAGIVFGAMLSVVMTPVIENAIPALYGLSGGTVGWILHLSHSAVFGVVFAAIATAGGFEKLGRTTLVGAAYGVVLWVVFAAVVMPVWLQAVGFGAAPAVPNLNPQSLVGHVVYGVVLGGLYAALAE